The Rhododendron vialii isolate Sample 1 chromosome 5a, ASM3025357v1 genome contains a region encoding:
- the LOC131326746 gene encoding AAA-ATPase At5g17760-like translates to MDPGNYRGIFSDMSTFVREKEFYYKAGKDWKRAYLSYNPAPPPPPPGTSSTDRIMAAMANYLKFDIFHLDLTSLSSISDLANALASTRNRSLITIKDFHHWAAPHFKNNELMYSGLLGIIDELLSSCRDERIIVLTTDPNHGDLVDAALMHRFRKYIYIDTSSPGLIDLPDGGEIVQLDSSEQKTLFDFDATNNGEYQSGVLVSILEKENTREASKKRCMTKSALSLQEYHRRILMLQTTKHIL, encoded by the exons ATGGACCCCGGAAATTACAGGGGCATTTTCTCTGACATGTCGACGTTTGTGAGGGAAAAGGAGTTCTACTATAAGGCAGGCAAGGATTGGAAGAGGGCTTACTTGTCGTACAAccctgctcctcctcctcctcctcctggtACTAGTAGTACTGATAGAATCATGGCTGCTATGGCTAACTATCTTAAATTTGATATCTTTCATTTGGATCTTACGAGTTTATCCTCCATCTCCGACCTCGCCAACGCGCTGGCCTCCACCAGGAACCGCTCCTTGATTACGATTAAAGATTTTCATCACTGGGCTGCTCCCCATTTCAAGAATAATGAG TTGATGTACTCGGGTTTGCTGGGAATCATTGATGAACTGTTGTCGAGCTGTAGGGATGAGCGGATCATTGTACTCACCACGGACCCCAACCATGGAGACCTAGTTGATGCTGCTCTGATGCACCGTTTCCGGAAGTATATATACATTGACACATCTTCACCTGGGCTTATAGACTTACCAGATGGAGGAGAGATTGTACAGCTTGATTCATCAGAACAAAAaacattgtttgattttgatgcTACAAATAACGGGGAATATCAAAGCGGCGTTCTTGTGTCTATTctagaaaaggaaaatactaGAGAGGCATCAAAGAAACGGTGTATGACGAAGAGTGCACTTAGTTTACAAGAATATCATCGGCGGATTTTGATGCTACAAACAACAAAGCATATCTTGTGA
- the LOC131325767 gene encoding calmodulin-binding protein 60 B-like isoform X1: MKIIRPLAVQLPVAKTVCLPTSMDHCGNQVFDAVDRRSATNLKTNGTLSNSDDFMASCRKLEKPDSGSSFDLRSKKKRFRGEAVPDNLKSPISEKTNHGLPGIFDTAEVQEEMEHAIVSSFHSSSTTSLARVWQLDFVNKLPSTLFTSSRIESADGNSVKIVILNSVSEEVMSSGPLSSLKIEIVVLNGDFGADYQEDWTEKEFNANIVREREGKRPLVTGELVITLRDGVGYVGDASFTDNSSWIRSRKFRLGARPVQSKLPEVRIREARSEAFVVKDHRGESYKKHHPPNLNDEVWRLEKISKGGTYHKALHGKGLSTVEQFLQSYSVDPSSLRRVLGGMSNKIWETVTEHASACVLDDNLYMYHKDGERIGLVFNSIFRVVGATFDGQSYQSLNMLNEFQMQGLVENLKRQAYENLHELVRLDGPPVIGPAMLPSSLLAEPYNSSSSSQLQDVNFPVVHPESEEARSQQTDQSTLSAPRLELHGCGSSYGIVVPTCSDLASTQPMSIISHPIPPPAPSQDTSSMTVKATYGDDMIKFELPPTSGIIELKEEVAMRLKLELDRFDLKYKDEDGDWILLPCDKDLRNYLQLFSSMINPIIRLLVVDKVAKRTNLCKSGKRSLKGK; encoded by the exons ATGAAAATTATCCGTCCACTGGCTGTCCAACTACCCGTAGCGAAGACCGTTTGCCTTCCTACATCCATGGACCACTGTGGTAACCAAGTGTTCGACGCCGTCGACCGCCGTTCCGCCACCAATCTGAAAACCAATGGAACACTTTCGAATTCGGACGACTTCATGGCCTCCTGTAGAAAACTCGAGAAGCCAGACTCTGGATCGAGCTTTGACCTGAGGTCGAAGAAGAAAAGATTCAGGGGCGAAGCGGTACCCGATAACCTAAAGTCCCCGATATCTGAAAAGACGAACCACGGGTTGCCGGGGATTTTCGACACGGCGGAG GTGCAGGAGGAAATGGAGCACGCAATTGTATCCTCGTTTCACTCCTCTTCAAC GACATCATTAGCAAGGGTTTGGCAATTGGATTTTGTCAATAAGTTGCCGTCTACCCTTTTCACAAGCAGCAGGATAGAATCTGCGGATGGCAATTCCGTTAAGATAGTTATCCTTAATTCTGTTTCCGAGGAGGTTATGTCATCCGGTCCTCTTTCTTcacttaaaattgaaattgtagtGCTTAACGGTGATTTTGGGGCTGATTATCAAGAGGATTGGACTGAGAAGGAGTTCAATGCAAATATTGTGCGTGAAAGAGAGGGCAAAAGGCCATTGGTTACTGGGGAGTTGGTAATTACATTGAGAGACGGGGTTGGTTATGTTGGTGATGCCAGCTTTACTGATAATTCGAGCTGGATAAGAAGTCGAAAGTTTAGGTTAGGAGCAAGACCTGTTCAAAGCAAGTTGCCTGAAGTAAGAATTAGAGAAGCGAGAAGTGAAGCCTTCGTAGTGAAAGATCATCGCGGAGAGT CATATAAGAAGCATCATCCTCCAAACTTGAATGATGAAGTATGGCGGTTAGAGAAGATATCAAAAGGTGGAACATACCATAAAGCATTACATGGCAAAGGACTTTCCACAGTCGAGCAATTCCTGCAGTCGTATTCTGTTGACCCTTCTTCACTACGCCGT GTACTTGGTGGGATGTCAAATAAGATATGGGAGACGGTCACAGAACATGCTTCTGCTTGTGTTTTAGACGATAACTTGTACATGTACCATAAGGATGGAGAAAGAATTGGGCTTGTGTTCAATTCCATCTTCAGAGTTGTAGGAGCAACCTTTGATGGCCAGAGTTACCAGTCTCTGAATATGCTCAATGAATTTCAGATG CAGGGTTTGGTGGAAAATTTGAAGAGGCAGGCTTACGAAAATTTGCATGAGTTGGTTCGGCTTGATGGTCCACCAGTGATTGGACCTGCAATGCTACCATCAAGCCTACTAGCTGAACCCTATAATAGCAGTTCAAGTTCTCAGTTGCAGGATGTTAACTTCCCAGTGGTGCATCCAG AAAGCGAAGAAGCAAGGAGCCAACAGACCGACCAATCAACACTGTCCGCCCCTCGTTTGGAGCTGCATGGCTGTGGATCTAGCTATGGGATAGTAGTACCTACATGTTCAGACCTAGCTTCGACCCAACCCATGTCTATTATTTCCCACCCGATACCTCCTCCTGCACCAAGCCAAGATACAAGCTCCATGACTGTGAAGGCAACGTATGGGGATGACATGATAAAATTTGAGCTCCCTCCAACATCTGGAATTATTGAACTAAAGGAAGAAGTGGCAATGAGACTAAAGTTAGAGCTTGATAGGTTCGACTTGAAGTATAAGGATGAGGATGGGGACTGGATTTTGTTACCATGCGACAAGGACTTGAGGAACTATCTGCAACTTTTCAGCTCAATGATAAATCCAATAATCAGACTGTTGGTTGTTGATAAGGTTGCCAAACGCACTAACTTGTGTAAAAGCGGTAAGCGATCATTGAAGGGGAAATAG
- the LOC131325767 gene encoding calmodulin-binding protein 60 B-like isoform X2 → MKIIRPLAVQLPVAKTVCLPTSMDHCGNQVFDAVDRRSATNLKTNGTLSNSDDFMASCRKLEKPDSGSSFDLRSKKKRFRGEAVPDNLKSPISEKTNHGLPGIFDTAEVQEEMEHAIVSSFHSSSTTSLARVWQLDFVNKLPSTLFTSSRIESADGNSVKIVILNSVSEEVMSSGPLSSLKIEIVVLNGDFGADYQEDWTEKEFNANIVREREGKRPLVTGELVITLRDGVGYVGDASFTDNSSWIRSRKFRLGARPVQSKLPEVRIREARSEAFVVKDHRGESYKKHHPPNLNDEVWRLEKISKGGTYHKALHGKGLSTVEQFLQSYSVDPSSLRRVLGGMSNKIWETVTEHASACVLDDNLYMYHKDGERIGLVFNSIFRVVGATFDGQSYQSLNMLNEFQMGLVENLKRQAYENLHELVRLDGPPVIGPAMLPSSLLAEPYNSSSSSQLQDVNFPVVHPESEEARSQQTDQSTLSAPRLELHGCGSSYGIVVPTCSDLASTQPMSIISHPIPPPAPSQDTSSMTVKATYGDDMIKFELPPTSGIIELKEEVAMRLKLELDRFDLKYKDEDGDWILLPCDKDLRNYLQLFSSMINPIIRLLVVDKVAKRTNLCKSGKRSLKGK, encoded by the exons ATGAAAATTATCCGTCCACTGGCTGTCCAACTACCCGTAGCGAAGACCGTTTGCCTTCCTACATCCATGGACCACTGTGGTAACCAAGTGTTCGACGCCGTCGACCGCCGTTCCGCCACCAATCTGAAAACCAATGGAACACTTTCGAATTCGGACGACTTCATGGCCTCCTGTAGAAAACTCGAGAAGCCAGACTCTGGATCGAGCTTTGACCTGAGGTCGAAGAAGAAAAGATTCAGGGGCGAAGCGGTACCCGATAACCTAAAGTCCCCGATATCTGAAAAGACGAACCACGGGTTGCCGGGGATTTTCGACACGGCGGAG GTGCAGGAGGAAATGGAGCACGCAATTGTATCCTCGTTTCACTCCTCTTCAAC GACATCATTAGCAAGGGTTTGGCAATTGGATTTTGTCAATAAGTTGCCGTCTACCCTTTTCACAAGCAGCAGGATAGAATCTGCGGATGGCAATTCCGTTAAGATAGTTATCCTTAATTCTGTTTCCGAGGAGGTTATGTCATCCGGTCCTCTTTCTTcacttaaaattgaaattgtagtGCTTAACGGTGATTTTGGGGCTGATTATCAAGAGGATTGGACTGAGAAGGAGTTCAATGCAAATATTGTGCGTGAAAGAGAGGGCAAAAGGCCATTGGTTACTGGGGAGTTGGTAATTACATTGAGAGACGGGGTTGGTTATGTTGGTGATGCCAGCTTTACTGATAATTCGAGCTGGATAAGAAGTCGAAAGTTTAGGTTAGGAGCAAGACCTGTTCAAAGCAAGTTGCCTGAAGTAAGAATTAGAGAAGCGAGAAGTGAAGCCTTCGTAGTGAAAGATCATCGCGGAGAGT CATATAAGAAGCATCATCCTCCAAACTTGAATGATGAAGTATGGCGGTTAGAGAAGATATCAAAAGGTGGAACATACCATAAAGCATTACATGGCAAAGGACTTTCCACAGTCGAGCAATTCCTGCAGTCGTATTCTGTTGACCCTTCTTCACTACGCCGT GTACTTGGTGGGATGTCAAATAAGATATGGGAGACGGTCACAGAACATGCTTCTGCTTGTGTTTTAGACGATAACTTGTACATGTACCATAAGGATGGAGAAAGAATTGGGCTTGTGTTCAATTCCATCTTCAGAGTTGTAGGAGCAACCTTTGATGGCCAGAGTTACCAGTCTCTGAATATGCTCAATGAATTTCAGATG GGTTTGGTGGAAAATTTGAAGAGGCAGGCTTACGAAAATTTGCATGAGTTGGTTCGGCTTGATGGTCCACCAGTGATTGGACCTGCAATGCTACCATCAAGCCTACTAGCTGAACCCTATAATAGCAGTTCAAGTTCTCAGTTGCAGGATGTTAACTTCCCAGTGGTGCATCCAG AAAGCGAAGAAGCAAGGAGCCAACAGACCGACCAATCAACACTGTCCGCCCCTCGTTTGGAGCTGCATGGCTGTGGATCTAGCTATGGGATAGTAGTACCTACATGTTCAGACCTAGCTTCGACCCAACCCATGTCTATTATTTCCCACCCGATACCTCCTCCTGCACCAAGCCAAGATACAAGCTCCATGACTGTGAAGGCAACGTATGGGGATGACATGATAAAATTTGAGCTCCCTCCAACATCTGGAATTATTGAACTAAAGGAAGAAGTGGCAATGAGACTAAAGTTAGAGCTTGATAGGTTCGACTTGAAGTATAAGGATGAGGATGGGGACTGGATTTTGTTACCATGCGACAAGGACTTGAGGAACTATCTGCAACTTTTCAGCTCAATGATAAATCCAATAATCAGACTGTTGGTTGTTGATAAGGTTGCCAAACGCACTAACTTGTGTAAAAGCGGTAAGCGATCATTGAAGGGGAAATAG